The proteins below come from a single Salvelinus alpinus chromosome 18, SLU_Salpinus.1, whole genome shotgun sequence genomic window:
- the LOC139543535 gene encoding T-box transcription factor TBX5-A-like, translating into MADQKETFGLQNSPSGSESKELHTESKPEKQNGTSSKSPSSQTTYIQQGMEGIKVYLHERELWEKFHEVGTEMIITKAGRRMFPSFKVKVTGLNPKTKYILLMDVVPADDHRYKFADNKWSVTGKAEPAMPGRLYVHPDSPATGAHWMRQLVSFQKLKLTNNHLDPFGHIILNSMHKYQPRIHIVKADENNGFGSKNTAFCTHVFPETAFIAVTSYQNHKITQLKIENNPFAKGFRGSDDMELHRMSRMQSTKEYPVVPRSTVRQRVGTSQSPFSGEVQVMVTPSGLASQYTQCENGVTSTSQDLLPQSGCYPLPHEHSQDYHCIKRKVDDDCHSGEHTYKKAYLESSSSEDDHYYRPVSYPQSLGLPGGPYRTESGQRQACMYASASQGAEPVPSLEDISCNTWAGVSPYGSRSVTSMQPMERLPYQHFSAHFTSGPLVSRLSGVASHASPQLGEAHHAMYQGPMAHQTLGRQCSPGAGIQSPTAGLQGNEYLYSHGIPRTLSPHQYHTVHSVSIMPEWNESS; encoded by the exons ATGGCAGACCAGAAGGAAACATTTGGACTGCAAAAttctcccagtgggtcagagtcAAAGGAATTACACACTGAGAGTAAACCAGAGAAACAAAATGGAACTTCGAGCAAATCTCCATCCTCCCAGACGACATATATTCAACAG GGAATGGAGGGGATAAAAGTGTACCTGCATGAGAGGGAACTGTGGGAGAAGTTTCACGAGGTGGGGACGGAGATGATCATCACCAAAGCGGGAAG GCGAATGTTTCCCAGCTTCAAAGTGAAGGTGACTGGATTGAACCCTAAAACGAAATACATACTCCTAATGGATGTCGTGCCTGCGGACGACCATCGCTACAAATTCGCGGATAATAAATG GTCGGTGACCGGGAAGGCCGAACCTGCCATGCCCGGGAGGCTCTACGTTCACCCGGACTCTCCTGCGACGGGGGCGCATTGGATGAGGCAACTTGTCTCTTTCCAGAAGCTGAAACTGACGAATAACCACCTGGATCCTTTTGGACAC ATTATCCTCAACTCCATGCATAAATACCAACCCAGGATTCACATCGTGAAAGCGGATGAAAATAATGGCTTTGGCTCCAAAAACACGGCGTTCTGTACCCACGTATTCCCCGAGACTGCCTTCATTGCGGTAACATCTTACCAGAACCATAAG ATAACCCAACTTAAGATAGAGAACAACCCGTTTGCCAAAGGCTTCCGTGGGAGTGATGACATGGAGCTCCACCGGATGTCCAGAATGCAAAG cACTAAGGAATATCCGGTGGTCCCTCGCAGTACGGTGCGCCAGAGGGTGGGCACCAGCCAGAGCCCATTCAGTGGGGAGGTGCAGGTTATGGTCACCCCCAGTGGCCTGGCCTCCCAGTACACCCAGTGTGAGAATGGGGTCACCAGCACCTCACAGGACCTCCTGCCCCAGTCTGGCTGTTACCCCCTCCCCCACGAGCACAGCCAGGACTACCATTGCATCAAGAGGAAAG tggacGATGACTGTCACTCAGGGGAGCACACCTACAAGAAGGCTTACCTGGAGAGCTCCTCCAGCGAGGACGACCATTACTACCGTCCCGTCAGCTACCCACAGAGCCTGGGCCTGCCCGGGGGGCCCTACAGGACCGAGTCTGGCCAGAGGCAGGCCTGTATGTACGCCAGTGCCTCCCAAGGGGCTGAGCCCGTTCCCAGCCTGGAGGACATCAGCTGCAACACCTGGGCCGGTGTTTCGCCCTATGGCAGCCGCTCCGTCACCTCCATGCAGCCAATGGAGCGGCTGCCCTACCAGCACTTCTCCGCCCACTTTACCTCGGGGCCCCTGGTGTCCAGACTGAGCGGGGTGGCAAGCCACGCCTCCCCGCAGCTGGGCGAAGCCCACCACGCCATGTACCAGGGCCCCATGGCCCACCAGACACTGGGCCGCCAGTGTAGCCCTGGGGCAGGCATCCAGTCGCCCACCGCAGGTCTCCAAGGCAACGAGTACCTGTACTCGCACGGGATCCCGCGCACGCTGTCGCCTCATCAGTACCACACAGTGCACAGCGTCAGCATCATGCCAGAGTGGAATGAGAGCAGCTAA